The Methanoculleus marisnigri JR1 genome window below encodes:
- a CDS encoding InlB B-repeat-containing protein, which produces MVNRSLVRIMGLGMILMLMLIPVSPVLAAGFESPFPASATTVKPVERPDMTSVSSALCEVFGIECDRATMAKGVYIDPGVWEFSPQWTLIMLGSTKQRGDVLKFVDGLEASKEEKTAWRSSLEELWKEYPVRAVKTEDGLALTIVPEKSDVRLEVSENSALRELDEEIGRAMASSMDGEVGVRWNADTHGWIIKAACVHNSVNETNADIAAEHAYEPDWWYEGSEFEIILQRCYNHGYVPPSPTPPIPGVPTGFGAAPENCQKNATDAATAYYNNRLDDAFTSLGHSSHFMTDIGNPMHTGNLFVQGSLTVMGWNIHSAYENYTQDNWVALGFGELVDNTVETEVWVTPDYSTRLLGWKTQWVRDPLILLVTLNYLTHGGEFHLEESPAIREITLWTLGETTKHTNGLVYYVIKDGIRTHVITATAGPHGSISPSGDVQVLYGEEQSFTITPDSGYTVDDVAVDGESVGARTTYTFEGVDADHTIAATFKEPSAASSEWIWSRDGWDGWSHEATWSGTQTGPCSEYGPVIVDDHGEHGTNANLSAGSTTARVERQFTDASGNGWNTLTFTGLLAESDVPRGRWMIIEVNDQQVFAGTASQVPPGNGQMFEITVPFPQSDEVNVRISHGQDPAWGPRFAMQYHSLNLTLDGNQRGAAMGDTPFVLPDPASLVLNGTAGSP; this is translated from the coding sequence ATGGTAAACAGATCTCTTGTACGAATCATGGGTCTTGGCATGATCCTGATGCTCATGCTCATCCCGGTATCGCCTGTCCTCGCCGCGGGGTTCGAATCACCCTTCCCGGCGAGCGCAACGACTGTTAAGCCTGTCGAGAGGCCGGATATGACGTCTGTCTCCTCCGCCCTCTGCGAAGTCTTCGGGATCGAGTGCGACAGGGCCACGATGGCGAAAGGCGTCTATATCGACCCCGGCGTCTGGGAATTCTCGCCGCAGTGGACGCTGATCATGCTCGGCTCGACGAAGCAGCGGGGCGACGTGCTGAAGTTCGTCGACGGGCTCGAGGCCTCGAAGGAGGAGAAGACCGCCTGGCGATCGAGCCTTGAAGAACTCTGGAAGGAGTACCCGGTCCGGGCCGTGAAGACGGAAGACGGCCTTGCGCTGACCATCGTCCCCGAGAAGAGCGATGTGCGGCTTGAAGTGTCCGAAAATTCAGCACTCCGGGAACTCGACGAGGAGATCGGCCGTGCGATGGCATCGAGCATGGACGGTGAAGTCGGCGTACGGTGGAATGCAGATACTCATGGGTGGATTATCAAGGCGGCATGCGTGCATAACTCAGTTAATGAGACAAATGCAGATATAGCAGCAGAACATGCATATGAGCCAGATTGGTGGTATGAAGGTTCAGAGTTTGAGATAATTCTCCAGCGCTGCTACAACCACGGCTACGTTCCTCCCTCACCTACCCCTCCAATTCCCGGTGTCCCGACGGGATTCGGCGCAGCCCCCGAGAACTGCCAGAAGAACGCAACCGATGCGGCGACCGCCTACTACAATAACCGTCTCGACGACGCTTTCACGTCTCTCGGACATTCGAGCCACTTCATGACCGATATCGGCAACCCGATGCACACGGGAAACCTCTTCGTGCAGGGCTCCCTGACTGTCATGGGGTGGAACATTCACAGTGCATATGAAAACTACACGCAAGACAACTGGGTTGCGCTCGGGTTCGGCGAGCTCGTCGATAACACCGTAGAGACAGAAGTATGGGTGACGCCCGATTACTCGACGCGGCTCCTCGGCTGGAAGACCCAGTGGGTCCGCGACCCCCTCATCCTCCTGGTCACCCTGAACTATCTAACTCACGGCGGAGAGTTCCACCTCGAAGAGAGCCCCGCAATCCGTGAAATCACGCTATGGACCCTCGGCGAAACGACAAAGCACACCAACGGCCTCGTGTACTACGTCATCAAGGACGGTATCCGCACCCACGTCATCACCGCAACCGCGGGCCCGCACGGCTCCATCTCGCCCTCGGGCGACGTCCAGGTTCTCTACGGTGAGGAGCAATCGTTTACGATCACTCCCGATAGCGGCTATACCGTGGACGACGTCGCCGTGGACGGCGAATCCGTCGGAGCCCGCACGACCTACACCTTCGAGGGAGTAGACGCGGATCACACCATAGCAGCTACCTTTAAAGAACCCTCTGCCGCCTCCAGCGAATGGATCTGGTCGAGAGATGGATGGGACGGATGGTCTCACGAGGCAACATGGTCGGGAACACAGACCGGACCCTGCTCCGAATACGGCCCGGTGATCGTCGATGATCACGGCGAGCACGGGACTAATGCAAACCTTAGCGCCGGTTCGACGACCGCACGTGTCGAGCGGCAGTTCACGGATGCTTCGGGGAATGGGTGGAACACCCTCACGTTCACCGGCCTCCTGGCGGAATCGGACGTACCCCGCGGGCGGTGGATGATCATCGAGGTGAACGACCAGCAGGTCTTCGCGGGCACCGCCTCGCAGGTACCCCCGGGCAACGGTCAGATGTTCGAGATCACCGTTCCGTTCCCGCAGTCGGACGAGGTGAATGTCAGGATTTCCCATGGGCAGGATCCGGCATGGGGTCCGCGGTTTGCAATGCAGTACCACTCCCTGAACCTGACGCTGGACGGCAACCAGAGAGGCGCCGCTATGGGAGATACGCCCTTCGTCCTACCTGACCCCGCCTCATTGGTGCTCAACGGAACCGCCGGGAGCCCCTGA
- a CDS encoding GNAT family N-acetyltransferase has protein sequence MALTIRGYFDTDFASVSALERENSPEGCKPEVFIRQAGVLFAGTFLVGECGGRVVGYTIGALVQHRQTTGWIVRLVVAERYRRRGFGETLVAAVIAALRERGADEVCLSVAPGNRAAWALYERHGFRETEFCPAYFGEGGDRYILRRDFAGKI, from the coding sequence ATGGCTCTGACAATCAGGGGATACTTTGATACGGATTTTGCGTCGGTCTCTGCCCTTGAGCGGGAGAACAGCCCGGAGGGATGCAAGCCCGAGGTCTTCATCCGGCAGGCCGGCGTCCTCTTTGCCGGGACCTTCCTCGTCGGTGAATGCGGCGGGCGGGTGGTCGGCTACACCATCGGGGCTCTCGTCCAGCACCGGCAGACAACGGGATGGATCGTCCGGCTGGTGGTGGCGGAGCGGTACCGGCGCAGGGGGTTCGGGGAGACCCTCGTTGCCGCCGTCATCGCCGCCCTCCGGGAGCGGGGAGCGGATGAGGTCTGCCTCTCGGTCGCGCCGGGGAACCGTGCCGCCTGGGCGCTCTACGAGCGGCACGGCTTTCGGGAGACGGAATTCTGCCCGGCCTACTTCGGCGAGGGAGGCGATCGCTACATCCTCAGGAGAGATTTCGCCGGCAAGATTTAA
- a CDS encoding isocitrate/isopropylmalate dehydrogenase family protein codes for MQHRVAAIGGDGIGPEIVAAGKDVLDAAGERFGFDIAWTDFDIGADRYLATGDLLTEEDIRGLSKFNAIYFGAIGDDRVKPGILEKGILLAIRFHFDQFINLRPIKLLDGVATPLANKGPQDIDFVVVRENTEDFYVGIGSRFAGRREQKTLDVVRDIYSVRFGLDVETDAEELAYQIGVVTREGAERAIRYAFDLAAAREKKLTSVDKANVLSDVYGLWRDVFTDVAAGYPDVKTEFNFVDAVTMWFVKNPEWFDVVVTPNMFGDIITDLGAMIQGGLGLAPGGNINPNGTSMFEPIHGSAPKYRGLDVANPLATVWAGSMLLDHIGEHEAAAAVLRAIERSILDGFVTRDMGGAKKTSEVGRYLATLVKTV; via the coding sequence ATGCAGCACCGAGTAGCCGCAATCGGCGGGGACGGTATCGGCCCCGAGATCGTCGCGGCGGGAAAGGATGTCCTTGATGCCGCAGGAGAACGCTTCGGGTTCGATATCGCGTGGACCGACTTCGATATCGGGGCCGACCGCTACCTCGCGACCGGCGATCTCCTGACCGAAGAGGATATCCGGGGACTCTCGAAGTTCAACGCGATCTACTTCGGGGCGATCGGCGATGACCGGGTGAAGCCCGGGATCCTCGAGAAGGGCATCCTGCTTGCGATCCGGTTCCACTTCGACCAGTTCATCAACCTCCGGCCGATCAAACTCCTCGACGGCGTGGCAACGCCGCTCGCGAACAAGGGTCCGCAGGACATCGACTTCGTCGTCGTCCGGGAGAACACCGAGGATTTCTACGTCGGGATCGGCTCCCGGTTCGCCGGACGGCGCGAGCAAAAGACCCTCGATGTCGTCCGCGACATCTACAGCGTCAGGTTCGGCCTCGATGTCGAGACCGACGCCGAAGAACTCGCCTACCAGATCGGCGTCGTCACGCGAGAGGGTGCGGAGCGGGCGATCCGCTATGCCTTCGACCTTGCCGCAGCGAGGGAGAAGAAACTCACTTCGGTCGACAAAGCAAACGTCCTCTCCGACGTCTACGGCCTCTGGCGCGACGTCTTCACGGACGTCGCCGCCGGCTACCCGGACGTTAAGACGGAGTTCAACTTCGTCGACGCCGTCACGATGTGGTTCGTCAAGAACCCCGAGTGGTTCGACGTCGTCGTCACGCCGAACATGTTCGGCGACATCATCACCGACCTCGGCGCCATGATCCAGGGCGGGCTCGGCCTCGCCCCCGGCGGGAACATCAACCCGAACGGGACCTCCATGTTCGAGCCCATTCACGGCTCCGCGCCGAAGTACCGGGGCCTCGACGTCGCGAACCCGCTCGCGACCGTCTGGGCGGGCTCGATGCTCCTCGACCACATCGGCGAGCACGAGGCGGCGGCGGCGGTTCTCCGGGCGATCGAGCGAAGCATCCTCGACGGGTTCGTCACCCGGGATATGGGCGGCGCGAAGAAGACGAGCGAGGTCGGGCGCTACCTCGCGACGCTTGTGAAGACGGTGTAG
- a CDS encoding 3-isopropylmalate dehydratase large subunit: protein MSATIAEKVFSQRCGRSVRAGEVVMAPVDAAMIHDITGPLAVRVFREMGGERVFDPERIIMLFDHQVPADSIPAAENHVFMRRFADEQGIHNYDLLEGVCHQVVMEKGRAAPGEIIVGTDSHTCTYGAAGAFATGIGSTDMGFVLKFGALYFRVPESIRIEVEGAFGRRVGAKDLILSLAGDIGADGATYMALEFTGDAMHTMNMAGRMTCANMAIEMGAKAGIVTPDAATWDYVAARRDIEPFDLAGDPDAEYRERRHYDVTDLAPQVAVPHNVDNVVDVGKVAGTKVDQVFIGSCTNGRYEDLAEAAEVLGNADRFADGVRVIVIPASRTEYLKALRGGLIERFVEAGALVEAPCCGPCMGGAFGLLAPGEVSLSTSNRNFRGRQGSAQASVYLSSPATAAASALYGEITDPREV, encoded by the coding sequence ATGTCGGCGACTATCGCAGAAAAGGTATTTTCGCAACGGTGCGGGAGATCCGTCCGCGCGGGAGAGGTGGTGATGGCACCAGTGGATGCAGCGATGATCCACGATATCACCGGCCCGCTTGCGGTCAGGGTCTTTCGCGAGATGGGTGGAGAGCGCGTATTCGATCCCGAACGGATTATTATGCTCTTCGACCACCAGGTACCCGCCGACTCGATTCCCGCCGCCGAGAACCACGTCTTCATGCGCCGGTTTGCGGATGAGCAGGGGATCCACAACTACGACCTCCTCGAGGGCGTCTGCCACCAGGTCGTGATGGAGAAAGGGCGGGCGGCGCCGGGTGAGATCATCGTCGGGACCGACTCGCACACCTGCACCTACGGTGCGGCGGGGGCGTTTGCGACCGGCATCGGTTCGACCGATATGGGGTTCGTCCTGAAGTTCGGGGCGCTCTATTTCCGGGTGCCCGAGAGCATCCGGATCGAGGTCGAGGGCGCGTTCGGCCGGAGGGTCGGGGCGAAAGACCTGATCCTCTCTCTCGCCGGCGACATCGGCGCGGACGGGGCGACCTACATGGCGCTCGAGTTCACCGGTGATGCCATGCACACCATGAACATGGCGGGCCGGATGACCTGCGCGAACATGGCGATAGAGATGGGGGCGAAGGCCGGGATCGTGACGCCCGACGCGGCCACCTGGGACTACGTCGCCGCCCGACGTGATATCGAGCCGTTCGACCTCGCGGGCGATCCGGACGCGGAGTACCGGGAGCGGCGGCACTACGACGTCACTGACCTCGCCCCGCAGGTCGCCGTCCCGCACAACGTCGACAACGTCGTGGATGTCGGAAAGGTCGCGGGAACAAAGGTCGACCAGGTCTTCATCGGCTCCTGCACGAACGGCCGCTACGAGGACCTTGCCGAGGCGGCGGAGGTGCTCGGGAACGCCGACCGGTTCGCCGACGGCGTCCGGGTGATCGTGATCCCGGCCTCGCGAACGGAGTACCTCAAGGCCCTCCGGGGGGGGCTGATCGAGCGGTTCGTCGAGGCGGGCGCGCTCGTCGAGGCGCCGTGCTGCGGCCCCTGCATGGGCGGGGCGTTCGGCCTCCTCGCCCCCGGCGAGGTCTCGCTCTCGACGTCGAACCGGAACTTCCGGGGCAGGCAGGGGAGTGCGCAGGCGTCGGTCTACCTCTCCTCGCCGGCGACGGCGGCGGCGAGCGCCCTCTACGGCGAGATCACCGACCCGAGGGAGGTGTGA
- a CDS encoding PH domain-containing protein, with the protein MSLTTFRIGEAFRPVPQFRSYLYASLILAVVVFVLPWLAPIVIFSRLPVALAFAVPVLAIVVFIAYWIPLYHESIVYRLTVTEVTWRRGVWFRQTGIVPYNRITNVDIVQGPLMRFFSFSAVRVQTAGYSAQAQAEIVLNGIADPKDLQETIMNFVRTTGPVAATGGEPAEGPAADAVVEELRAIRRLLESRQER; encoded by the coding sequence ATGTCCCTCACCACCTTCCGCATCGGGGAAGCGTTCAGACCGGTGCCGCAGTTCCGGTCGTACCTCTACGCGTCCCTGATCCTGGCCGTCGTCGTCTTCGTCCTGCCGTGGCTCGCTCCCATCGTCATCTTCAGCCGGCTGCCCGTCGCTCTCGCCTTCGCCGTCCCGGTGCTCGCCATCGTCGTCTTCATCGCCTACTGGATCCCGCTCTACCACGAGAGCATCGTCTACCGGCTCACCGTCACCGAGGTGACCTGGCGGCGCGGGGTCTGGTTCCGGCAGACGGGGATCGTCCCTTACAACCGGATCACGAACGTCGATATCGTCCAGGGCCCCCTGATGCGGTTCTTCTCCTTCTCGGCGGTCCGGGTGCAGACCGCCGGCTACTCCGCCCAGGCACAGGCGGAGATCGTCCTCAACGGGATAGCGGACCCGAAGGATCTCCAGGAGACGATCATGAACTTCGTGCGGACGACCGGGCCGGTCGCCGCGACCGGGGGCGAGCCGGCAGAGGGGCCGGCAGCCGATGCCGTGGTTGAGGAACTGCGGGCGATACGGCGGCTGCTGGAGAGCCGGCAGGAGCGGTAG
- a CDS encoding nitrogenase component 1, whose translation MQEKQQTPCENPLWPCAMTGAVACLSGFEDVAVVVHGSSGCYFYPASLVGVPIHGTFLVENEVIFGTESRLAEVIRELAGRYARIAVVNTCVPAIMGEDMGDLADEGQIIVVDSPGFLGDLEAGYRRALDTIAPVVDPDVFGVNIDGVCRTDPFCRGNALEARRLLSLAGVPIATTFCLDRYAATRRAAPFTVGTNLDLASGVGTSCGSLLGLDAVRETFERLDAEIDGADPRPVMDEIAWADARIRKACEKYLRRFDPPRAVIAGGHAYAAFAADLLDRYLGAEIACVAARNGSGSSGDGTTRTTDFSVIREAILDAEPDLILGSTYEAAIAPGAAFVGLTPPLRDRVALSSHAVAGVEGALRLMEEVLNACINRNRHSGSGNADNF comes from the coding sequence ATGCAGGAAAAGCAGCAAACACCGTGCGAAAACCCGCTCTGGCCCTGTGCGATGACCGGGGCGGTCGCCTGTCTCTCGGGATTCGAGGACGTCGCCGTCGTCGTCCACGGTTCGAGCGGGTGCTACTTCTACCCCGCGTCGCTCGTCGGGGTTCCCATTCACGGGACGTTCCTCGTCGAGAACGAGGTCATCTTCGGGACGGAGTCCCGCCTCGCGGAGGTGATCCGGGAGCTCGCCGGCCGCTACGCCCGGATAGCCGTGGTCAACACCTGTGTGCCCGCGATCATGGGCGAGGATATGGGCGACCTTGCCGATGAGGGGCAGATTATCGTCGTCGACAGCCCCGGGTTCCTCGGCGATCTCGAGGCCGGCTACCGCCGTGCGCTCGACACAATAGCGCCGGTGGTCGACCCCGACGTATTCGGCGTCAACATCGACGGCGTCTGCCGCACCGACCCCTTCTGCCGGGGGAACGCCCTCGAGGCGCGGCGCCTGCTCAGCCTTGCAGGCGTTCCCATCGCCACCACCTTCTGCCTCGACCGCTACGCCGCGACCCGGCGGGCGGCGCCGTTCACCGTCGGGACGAACCTGGATCTCGCAAGCGGCGTCGGAACCTCTTGCGGCTCGCTCCTCGGCCTCGACGCCGTTCGCGAGACCTTCGAGCGGCTTGACGCAGAGATCGACGGCGCGGATCCCCGCCCGGTCATGGACGAGATCGCGTGGGCCGATGCCCGGATCAGGAAGGCCTGCGAGAAGTACCTCAGGAGGTTCGACCCACCCCGTGCGGTGATCGCCGGCGGGCACGCCTACGCCGCGTTTGCCGCCGATCTCCTCGACCGGTATCTCGGTGCCGAGATCGCCTGCGTCGCCGCCCGGAACGGTTCCGGTTCCTCCGGCGACGGCACCACCCGCACGACCGACTTCTCGGTCATCCGGGAGGCGATCCTGGACGCCGAGCCCGACCTGATCCTCGGCTCCACCTACGAGGCGGCGATCGCTCCCGGCGCCGCGTTCGTCGGGCTGACGCCGCCTCTCCGGGACAGGGTCGCTCTCTCCTCCCACGCGGTCGCCGGGGTGGAAGGAGCGCTCCGGCTGATGGAAGAGGTGCTCAACGCCTGCATCAACCGGAACCGGCACTCAGGGAGCGGGAACGCGGATAACTTCTAG
- a CDS encoding 3-isopropylmalate dehydratase small subunit, which translates to MRVWKFGDDIDTDAIIPGRFLTIYDPGELAKHAFEGTRDEFAKEAREGDVVVGGSNFGCGSSREHAPLALLGAGVKVVVAKSFARIFYRNAVNTGLLPLVSAGAESIRDGDAVTVNLAGGYIEANGRRLAVEPVPGFMKEIVDAGGLVAYAKDLDEVKTCSTE; encoded by the coding sequence ATGCGAGTCTGGAAGTTCGGCGACGATATCGATACGGATGCGATCATCCCCGGGCGGTTCCTCACCATCTACGACCCGGGGGAACTTGCGAAGCACGCGTTCGAGGGGACTCGGGACGAGTTCGCGAAGGAGGCGCGGGAGGGCGACGTCGTGGTCGGAGGCAGCAACTTCGGGTGCGGCTCCTCCCGCGAGCACGCGCCGCTCGCGCTCCTCGGCGCCGGGGTGAAGGTCGTGGTCGCGAAGTCCTTTGCGCGGATCTTCTACCGGAACGCCGTGAACACGGGTCTCCTGCCCCTGGTCTCTGCCGGGGCGGAGAGCATCCGGGACGGCGATGCCGTCACGGTGAACCTCGCCGGAGGCTACATCGAGGCGAACGGGAGACGGCTCGCCGTCGAGCCGGTTCCCGGGTTCATGAAGGAGATCGTCGATGCCGGCGGCCTTGTCGCCTACGCAAAAGACCTGGATGAGGTGAAGACATGCAGCACCGAGTAG